Proteins from a single region of Amorphus orientalis:
- the plsX gene encoding phosphate acyltransferase PlsX, which translates to MAKTVTLSLDAMGGDGGPEVVIPGAEIGLERYPDIRYEIFGDEARVAPILDKCPRVKEASRLHHCEVAVQMDDKPSQALRQGRWKSSMWRALEAGKDGTAGAVVSAGNTGALMAMAKFCLRTMPGVERPAIAAIWPTIRGESIVLDVGATIGAEAEQLTGYAILGGAMARAVFGIERPTVGLLNVGVEEVKGLEEIKAAGRMLRAADLESIDYFGFIEGNDLGRGTVDVAVTEGFSGNIALKTAEGTARQISEYLRAAMSRTLQAQLGYLLAKPAFDRLKEKMDPRKVNGGVFLGLNGLVIKSHGGTDAEGFAAAVELAYDMVRNDLMSRIASDLEAYQASGAAERADEGKEAAK; encoded by the coding sequence ATGGCGAAGACCGTCACGCTCTCGCTCGATGCCATGGGCGGCGATGGGGGACCCGAGGTGGTCATCCCCGGCGCCGAGATCGGCCTCGAGCGCTATCCCGACATCCGCTACGAGATCTTCGGCGACGAAGCCCGCGTCGCGCCGATCCTGGACAAGTGCCCCCGGGTGAAGGAGGCAAGCCGTCTGCATCATTGCGAGGTCGCGGTGCAGATGGACGACAAGCCGAGCCAGGCACTTCGCCAGGGACGCTGGAAGTCCAGCATGTGGCGCGCGCTGGAGGCCGGCAAGGACGGAACCGCCGGCGCCGTCGTCTCGGCGGGCAACACCGGCGCCCTGATGGCGATGGCCAAGTTCTGCCTCAGGACGATGCCGGGCGTGGAGCGTCCCGCCATCGCGGCGATCTGGCCGACGATCCGCGGGGAATCGATCGTCCTGGACGTGGGCGCGACCATCGGTGCGGAAGCGGAGCAGCTGACCGGCTACGCCATCCTGGGCGGCGCCATGGCCCGCGCCGTGTTCGGGATCGAGCGGCCGACCGTCGGTCTCCTGAACGTCGGCGTGGAAGAGGTGAAGGGGCTCGAGGAGATCAAGGCGGCGGGCCGGATGCTGCGCGCGGCAGACCTGGAGTCCATCGATTATTTCGGCTTCATCGAGGGCAACGATCTCGGCCGCGGCACCGTGGACGTGGCGGTCACCGAAGGGTTTTCCGGCAACATCGCCCTGAAGACGGCGGAAGGAACCGCCCGGCAGATTTCGGAGTATCTCCGCGCTGCCATGAGCCGGACACTGCAGGCCCAGCTGGGCTATCTTCTCGCCAAGCCGGCCTTCGACCGGCTGAAGGAGAAGATGGATCCGCGCAAGGTCAACGGCGGCGTCTTTCTCGGGTTGAACGGCCTTGTCATCAAGAGCCACGGCGGCACCGACGCGGAGGGCTTCGCCGCCGCCGTCGAGCTTGCATACGACATGGTGCGCAACGATCTGATGAGCAGGATCGCGTCGGATCTGGAGGCCTACCAGGCCTCCGGCGCGGCAGAACGAGCGGATGAGGGAAAGGAGGCGGCTAAGTGA
- a CDS encoding DUF2842 domain-containing protein, whose translation MSQNLRKLIGTITMAVFVIVYALFAMLIGATMFAQSATWAQTIYYAIAGLVWVIPAGLLIRWMARPDPS comes from the coding sequence ATGAGCCAGAATCTGCGCAAGCTGATCGGAACGATCACGATGGCGGTGTTCGTGATCGTCTACGCCCTGTTCGCGATGCTGATCGGCGCGACCATGTTCGCCCAGTCGGCCACGTGGGCCCAGACGATCTACTACGCCATTGCAGGGCTGGTCTGGGTGATCCCGGCCGGGCTGCTGATCCGCTGGATGGCCCGGCCCGACCCGTCCTGA
- a CDS encoding outer membrane protein assembly factor BamE — translation MSGSRLTPTTTPRRANLVSSAQDTRSRLPITRAGLAALVLVVGLSACTSETFVHGQRITEEQMQQAPVGASREQVELALGTPSTVGVTSNEVFYYISQTEQQPVRFLNARTTDRRIVAVYFDSEGRVRDIAEYGLKDGQVFDYQARKTPTTGEDLGFVSQVLKGVTRPVL, via the coding sequence ATGTCTGGGTCACGCCTCACGCCTACAACAACGCCCCGCAGGGCCAATCTGGTTTCGTCCGCGCAGGACACCCGGTCCCGCCTTCCGATCACCCGCGCGGGCCTCGCTGCCCTGGTGCTCGTGGTCGGTCTCAGCGCCTGCACGTCCGAGACGTTCGTTCACGGCCAGCGGATCACCGAAGAGCAGATGCAGCAGGCGCCCGTTGGGGCAAGCCGGGAGCAGGTCGAACTCGCTTTGGGTACGCCCTCGACTGTCGGTGTGACCAGCAACGAGGTCTTCTACTACATATCCCAGACCGAGCAGCAACCGGTTCGCTTCCTGAACGCCCGGACGACGGACCGGCGGATCGTCGCGGTCTATTTCGATTCCGAAGGCCGCGTCCGCGACATTGCGGAATACGGCCTCAAGGATGGGCAGGTGTTCGACTATCAGGCCCGCAAGACGCCGACCACCGGTGAAGATCTCGGGTTCGTGTCCCAGGTTCTCAAGGGCGTGACGCGCCCGGTGCTCTGA
- a CDS encoding DUF177 domain-containing protein, translating into MTETFALSRPISVTDVAPDGQTVAFEADAEEREALAAAFNLSSIESLAADFEVKPWRGDGLSVAGTVTAVVVQPCVVSLAPVRQTISEELYLRFMPETKVRKGNGEIDIDPGGEDPPELFDGESLDLGAIAAEHVALGIDPYPRVPGAQFDPVEEGDEEEDEEPSPFAVLERLKRGGGQ; encoded by the coding sequence ATGACAGAGACCTTTGCGCTCAGCCGACCGATTTCCGTGACCGACGTCGCGCCCGATGGCCAGACCGTCGCCTTCGAGGCGGATGCGGAGGAACGGGAGGCACTCGCGGCCGCGTTCAATCTGTCCAGCATCGAATCACTCGCCGCGGACTTCGAGGTGAAGCCGTGGCGGGGCGACGGTCTGTCGGTCGCCGGAACGGTCACGGCGGTCGTGGTCCAGCCCTGCGTGGTGTCGCTGGCGCCGGTCCGCCAGACGATCTCCGAGGAGCTTTATCTCCGCTTCATGCCGGAAACGAAGGTCCGCAAGGGCAACGGCGAGATCGACATCGATCCGGGCGGCGAGGATCCGCCGGAGCTCTTCGACGGCGAATCGCTCGATCTCGGAGCCATCGCCGCCGAGCATGTCGCGCTCGGCATCGATCCCTATCCCAGGGTTCCCGGCGCCCAGTTCGATCCGGTCGAAGAGGGGGACGAGGAGGAGGACGAGGAGCCTTCGCCGTTCGCCGTGCTGGAGCGGCTCAAGCGCGGCGGGGGGCAATGA
- a CDS encoding sodium-translocating pyrophosphatase: MVGVLIVVLCGLLSVLYGVWAIRSVMSANAGSERMQEIAGAIQEGAQAYLSRQYTTIAIVGVVIFIIVALLLGIAVAIGFAIGAILSAAAGFIGMLVSVRANVRVAQASSQSLAAGLDIAFKSGAVTGMLVAGLALMGVAVYYLILTSFLGYAPGDRLVVDALVALGFGASLISIFARLGGGIFTKGADVGGDLVGKVEAGIPEDDPRNPATIADNVGDNVGDCAGMAADLFETYAVTVVATMVLAAIFFAGTDLLTAALLYPLAIGGSCVVTSIIGTFFVRLGANQSIMGALYKGFIATAVLSLIVLLPVTAIVFGGLTGTVDLSDGTTISPLALYFCGVTGLAVTGLIVWITEYYTGTGFRPVRSIADASQTGHGTNVIQGLAISLEATALPAIVIIAGIIVTYSLAGLFGIAIAVTTMLALAGMVVALDAFGPVTDNAGGIAEMADLPSEVRNTTDALDAVGNTTKAVTKGYAIGSAGLGALVLFAAYNQDLRYFIANSEEYPYFADIGAGALDFSLANPYVVVGLFFGGLLPYLFGGIAMTAVGRAASAVVQEVRRQFKEKPGIMEGKERPDYGRAVDMLTKAAIKEMIVPSLLPVLSPIFVYFVVYAIAGKADAFAAVGAMLLGVIVTGLFVAISMTAGGGAWDNAKKYIEDGHYGGKGSEAHKAAVTGDTVGDPYKDTAGPAVNPMIKITNIVALLLLAVLAH, translated from the coding sequence ATGGTTGGAGTGTTGATTGTGGTCTTGTGCGGACTGTTGTCCGTACTCTACGGCGTCTGGGCCATCCGGTCCGTGATGTCGGCCAATGCCGGCTCGGAGCGGATGCAGGAGATCGCCGGAGCGATCCAGGAAGGCGCGCAGGCCTATCTGTCGCGCCAGTACACCACAATCGCCATCGTTGGCGTCGTCATCTTCATCATCGTCGCGCTTCTGCTCGGGATCGCCGTCGCCATCGGATTTGCGATCGGCGCGATCCTCTCCGCCGCCGCGGGCTTCATCGGGATGCTCGTCTCGGTGCGGGCCAACGTCCGCGTGGCCCAGGCCTCCAGCCAGAGCCTGGCGGCGGGCCTCGACATCGCCTTCAAGTCGGGGGCCGTCACGGGCATGCTGGTGGCCGGCCTCGCGCTCATGGGCGTCGCGGTCTACTACCTGATCCTGACCAGCTTCCTGGGCTATGCGCCGGGTGACCGGCTCGTGGTGGACGCGCTTGTCGCGCTCGGCTTCGGCGCGTCGCTGATCTCCATCTTCGCCCGTCTGGGCGGCGGTATCTTCACCAAGGGCGCGGACGTCGGCGGCGATCTCGTCGGCAAGGTCGAGGCGGGCATTCCCGAGGACGACCCGCGCAACCCGGCGACCATCGCCGACAACGTGGGCGACAATGTCGGCGACTGCGCCGGCATGGCGGCCGACCTGTTCGAGACCTACGCGGTCACGGTCGTCGCAACCATGGTGCTGGCTGCGATCTTCTTCGCCGGCACCGATCTCCTGACGGCGGCGTTGCTCTATCCGCTGGCGATCGGCGGATCGTGCGTGGTCACCTCGATCATCGGCACGTTCTTCGTCCGGCTCGGCGCGAACCAGTCCATCATGGGGGCGCTCTACAAGGGCTTCATCGCCACGGCCGTTTTGTCGCTGATCGTGCTGTTGCCGGTGACGGCGATCGTCTTCGGCGGCCTGACGGGAACGGTCGACCTCAGCGACGGCACCACGATCAGCCCGCTCGCGCTCTATTTCTGCGGCGTGACGGGGCTCGCGGTCACCGGGCTCATCGTCTGGATCACCGAGTACTACACCGGGACCGGCTTCCGGCCGGTGCGCTCGATCGCCGACGCCTCCCAGACCGGACACGGCACCAACGTGATCCAGGGGCTCGCGATCTCCCTGGAAGCCACCGCGCTGCCGGCCATCGTGATCATCGCCGGCATCATCGTGACCTACTCGCTGGCCGGCCTGTTCGGGATCGCCATCGCGGTGACGACGATGCTGGCGCTGGCGGGCATGGTCGTCGCCCTCGACGCCTTCGGTCCGGTCACCGACAACGCCGGCGGCATCGCTGAGATGGCGGATCTGCCCTCGGAGGTGCGCAACACCACCGACGCGCTCGACGCGGTGGGCAACACGACCAAGGCCGTCACCAAGGGTTACGCCATCGGCTCGGCGGGTCTGGGTGCGCTGGTCCTGTTCGCCGCCTACAACCAGGACCTTCGCTACTTCATCGCGAACTCGGAGGAGTATCCCTACTTCGCGGACATCGGGGCAGGGGCGCTCGACTTCTCGCTGGCCAATCCGTACGTGGTCGTCGGTCTCTTCTTCGGCGGCCTGCTGCCCTATCTCTTCGGCGGCATCGCGATGACGGCGGTCGGGCGCGCGGCGAGCGCGGTCGTCCAGGAGGTCCGCCGCCAGTTCAAGGAAAAGCCCGGCATCATGGAGGGCAAGGAGCGGCCGGACTACGGGCGCGCCGTCGACATGCTCACGAAGGCGGCGATCAAGGAGATGATCGTTCCCTCGTTGCTGCCCGTGCTGTCGCCGATCTTCGTCTATTTCGTGGTCTATGCGATCGCCGGAAAGGCCGATGCGTTCGCGGCCGTCGGGGCCATGCTTCTGGGCGTGATCGTCACCGGTCTGTTCGTCGCGATCTCGATGACCGCAGGCGGCGGCGCCTGGGACAACGCCAAGAAGTACATCGAGGACGGCCACTATGGCGGCAAGGGCTCGGAGGCCCACAAGGCGGCGGTGACCGGCGATACGGTCGGTGATCCCTACAAGGACACGGCCGGTCCGGCCGTGAACCCGATGATCAAGATCACCAATATCGTGGCCCTGCTGCTTCTGGCGGTGCTCGCCCACTGA
- a CDS encoding ubiquinol-cytochrome C chaperone family protein produces MILGFFNRRKGEKAAPLYASIVAQARQPVFYRDWSVADTVEGRFEMVVLHLVLVTERLRAEDGTIAPSAQALFDFFLLDMDRSLREMGVGDLSVGKRMKKIGQQVYGRFDAFRPGLAAGDEASLSTAIDRNVFADGSEPEAAGWLATYAVETVSRLASQPTSDIESGRIDWPEPSQTLRRSPA; encoded by the coding sequence ATGATTCTCGGTTTTTTCAATCGTCGTAAGGGTGAGAAGGCTGCGCCGCTTTATGCCTCGATCGTGGCACAGGCACGGCAGCCGGTGTTTTATCGCGATTGGTCCGTCGCCGATACCGTCGAAGGACGTTTCGAGATGGTGGTACTTCATCTTGTGCTCGTCACCGAGCGGTTGCGGGCCGAGGACGGCACAATCGCGCCCTCCGCCCAGGCGCTGTTCGACTTCTTTCTCCTCGACATGGACCGCAGCCTGCGGGAGATGGGGGTCGGCGATCTCTCGGTCGGCAAGCGCATGAAGAAGATCGGCCAGCAGGTCTACGGCCGGTTCGATGCATTTCGGCCGGGGCTGGCGGCCGGCGATGAGGCGAGCCTTTCGACCGCCATCGACCGCAACGTCTTTGCCGACGGATCCGAGCCGGAAGCGGCCGGCTGGCTCGCCACCTACGCCGTCGAGACGGTCAGCCGTTTGGCATCGCAGCCAACATCCGATATCGAGTCAGGACGTATCGATTGGCCCGAACCCTCTCAAACCCTGCGGAGATCCCCCGCATGA
- a CDS encoding COX15/CtaA family protein, with amino-acid sequence MPNTPSAAHTESALPAIRTWLLCVAALIVAMIVVGGATRLTDSGLSITEWKPIHGVIPPLSAAEWHEEFEKYRQIPEYQLINKGMSLSEFKAIFWWEWAHRFLGRFIGIAFFLPMVVFWARGQVPGWLKPRLVGLFLLGGLQGAVGWWMVASGLVDRVDVSQYRLATHLTLACLILAAIVWTAEGLKLHRHGVRTPAPDRTRWMAWGFLALIVVQIFLGGLLAGLDAGMVYNTWPLMDGRLIPSGLFFESPWWINAFENRLTVQFDHRMMGYAIVVFAAVQWLVAARTAGRSAVSSRAGLLFGFVIVQAVIGIATVVLVVPLMLALAHQLTAALLLWAAVVHARRTVAENRQPALSAEIEKGAVSA; translated from the coding sequence ATGCCAAACACACCGTCCGCCGCCCACACAGAATCCGCGCTTCCCGCCATCCGCACCTGGCTTCTGTGCGTGGCGGCGCTGATCGTCGCCATGATCGTGGTGGGCGGCGCGACGCGGCTGACCGATTCCGGCCTCTCCATCACCGAATGGAAGCCGATCCACGGGGTGATCCCGCCGCTGAGCGCCGCGGAGTGGCACGAGGAATTCGAGAAGTACCGCCAGATTCCGGAATACCAGCTCATCAACAAGGGGATGAGCCTCTCGGAGTTCAAGGCGATCTTCTGGTGGGAATGGGCGCATCGCTTTCTGGGCCGGTTCATCGGCATCGCGTTCTTCCTGCCGATGGTGGTGTTCTGGGCGCGCGGCCAGGTGCCGGGCTGGCTCAAGCCGCGGCTCGTGGGGCTTTTCCTGCTGGGTGGACTGCAGGGCGCCGTCGGCTGGTGGATGGTGGCATCGGGCCTGGTCGACCGGGTCGACGTCAGCCAGTACCGGCTCGCGACCCATCTGACGCTGGCCTGCCTCATCCTGGCGGCGATCGTCTGGACCGCAGAAGGTCTCAAGCTGCACAGGCACGGGGTTCGAACACCGGCACCCGACCGGACCAGATGGATGGCGTGGGGCTTCCTCGCCCTGATCGTGGTCCAGATCTTCCTGGGCGGCCTGCTCGCAGGGCTCGATGCGGGCATGGTCTACAACACCTGGCCGCTGATGGACGGCCGGCTGATCCCGTCAGGGCTCTTCTTCGAGAGTCCCTGGTGGATCAACGCGTTCGAGAACCGCCTGACCGTGCAGTTCGACCACCGCATGATGGGGTATGCGATCGTCGTTTTCGCCGCCGTTCAATGGCTCGTTGCTGCACGTACCGCGGGCCGCTCCGCGGTGAGCAGTCGCGCCGGATTGCTGTTCGGGTTCGTCATCGTCCAGGCGGTGATCGGGATCGCCACGGTGGTTCTCGTCGTGCCTCTGATGCTGGCGCTCGCCCATCAGCTGACGGCGGCGCTCCTGCTGTGGGCTGCCGTGGTGCACGCACGGCGGACGGTGGCGGAAAACCGTCAGCCGGCGCTTTCGGCCGAAATTGAAAAAGGCGCCGTAAGCGCCTGA
- a CDS encoding O-antigen ligase family protein: protein MFLRGCAAALLFLLIANELVGLDLFAPALSRSGTAAEGDTKRQIILLGLLAGALVLCVAKPRAALRTILRCWPIVLVLAWMTLSTLWSQFPALTIRRSLVYEIYFVIAIAAVIWLPAETFLKTLTAAFAAILVLNIVYTILFPGRAFTELGLSGIHLHKNIAGAVALVGIVLLAGYAAWARGPMRAAAVALAIAGVGFLLLTQSKNAIGFFFVIVVAVLPALVMMRAGRHSGALVFAAIAALGGLVLMVSGIFGWSFTQWIGLATGDATFTGRTDLWSAAIDYISESPLLGRGFGAHWSVPPEAHPLLDKRGWWSGLYELTIRYNQSHNGYLDIVVQMGAIGAALILIYLADLTLSLARLFALTPRTPRASAPVYTVATAILGILMMNLLESSLFFPSAPTGLVLLLLSVLVIEWQRRLVAARFGHRPAPSGRRPYL, encoded by the coding sequence GTGTTTCTGCGGGGATGCGCGGCCGCGCTGCTGTTTCTGCTGATCGCGAACGAGCTGGTGGGCCTCGACCTGTTCGCGCCGGCACTTAGCCGTTCCGGCACGGCGGCCGAGGGCGACACCAAGCGTCAGATCATCCTGCTCGGGCTGCTGGCCGGCGCGCTGGTCCTGTGCGTGGCGAAGCCGCGCGCCGCCCTGCGCACGATCCTGCGCTGCTGGCCGATTGTCCTGGTTCTCGCGTGGATGACGCTGTCGACGCTCTGGTCACAGTTCCCTGCCCTCACGATCCGCCGCTCGCTGGTCTACGAGATCTATTTCGTGATCGCGATCGCCGCCGTGATCTGGCTTCCGGCCGAGACGTTCCTCAAGACGCTGACCGCCGCATTCGCCGCGATCCTTGTCCTGAACATCGTCTACACGATCCTGTTTCCCGGCCGCGCGTTCACCGAGCTCGGTCTGTCCGGTATTCATCTGCACAAGAACATCGCCGGCGCGGTGGCCCTCGTCGGCATCGTTCTGCTTGCCGGCTATGCCGCCTGGGCGCGTGGTCCGATGCGCGCGGCAGCCGTGGCCCTGGCGATCGCCGGGGTCGGCTTCCTTCTCCTCACCCAGTCGAAGAACGCGATCGGCTTCTTCTTCGTGATCGTGGTGGCGGTCCTGCCGGCGCTGGTGATGATGCGCGCGGGCCGGCATTCCGGCGCCCTCGTCTTTGCCGCGATCGCCGCTCTGGGCGGACTGGTTCTCATGGTCAGCGGGATCTTCGGCTGGTCGTTCACCCAGTGGATCGGGCTCGCAACTGGAGACGCCACCTTCACCGGGCGAACCGATCTGTGGTCTGCGGCCATCGACTACATCTCCGAAAGTCCGCTGCTCGGCCGCGGGTTCGGCGCCCACTGGTCGGTGCCGCCGGAAGCCCACCCGCTTCTGGACAAGCGCGGCTGGTGGTCGGGGCTCTACGAGCTCACGATCCGCTACAACCAGTCCCACAACGGATATCTCGATATCGTCGTCCAGATGGGCGCGATCGGCGCCGCGCTCATCCTGATCTATCTCGCCGATCTCACGCTGTCGCTGGCGCGCCTGTTTGCGCTGACGCCGCGCACCCCGAGGGCGAGCGCGCCCGTCTACACGGTCGCCACCGCCATCCTCGGCATCCTGATGATGAACCTTCTGGAAAGTTCGCTGTTCTTTCCGTCGGCCCCGACCGGACTGGTGCTGCTGCTCCTGTCCGTCCTGGTCATCGAATGGCAGCGCCGTCTGGTCGCGGCCCGGTTCGGCCACAGACCCGCTCCGTCCGGTCGGCGCCCCTATCTGTGA
- a CDS encoding integration host factor subunit alpha encodes MTGRTVTRADLCEAVYQKVGLSRTESAELVEMVLKEVAQTLVDGETVKLSSFGTFAVRDKGERIGRNPKTGEEVPIAPRRVLVFKPSNVLKKKINDALSPEAGPGD; translated from the coding sequence ATGACGGGACGGACCGTGACCCGGGCGGACCTGTGTGAGGCTGTCTACCAGAAGGTCGGTCTCTCCCGAACGGAGTCGGCGGAACTGGTGGAGATGGTCCTCAAGGAGGTCGCCCAGACGCTTGTCGACGGCGAGACCGTCAAGCTGTCTTCCTTCGGTACGTTCGCCGTTCGTGACAAGGGCGAGCGAATCGGGCGCAATCCGAAGACGGGTGAGGAAGTGCCGATCGCGCCGCGGCGTGTCCTCGTCTTCAAGCCGTCCAATGTCTTGAAGAAGAAGATCAACGATGCACTCTCTCCGGAGGCCGGACCCGGCGACTAA
- a CDS encoding MFS transporter — MTSPTAEAHFVDDRLARRNAFLLAAAQALGGAITSITIATGGLTGFYLLGPDKSLATLPVTTMVLGTACGTVPAALLMRRIGRRPGFMIGSLVGAAGGIAACLAILYGSFLLFALATWFTGLSTAFVQQYRFAATDTASAVFRPKAISWVLAGGILAGVIGPQTVIWTRDLFSPIQFAGAFLAQAGLCLIAMTILAFVSIPKPKISDDRTKGRPLTQILSETRIAIAVLCGVVSYALMSLVMTAAPLAMVQCGLSADNAALGIQWHVIAMFAPSFFTGNLIARFGRETITAIGLALLATSGIVALTGLTLGHFWLALILLGLGWNFGFIGATAMLTDAHRPEERARVQAANDLCVFGFVAIASFSSGKILNVAGWGMVNWALFPVIALALAALSWLVLTGRHRTA, encoded by the coding sequence ATGACCAGCCCGACTGCCGAAGCCCATTTCGTCGACGACCGTCTGGCGCGCCGAAACGCGTTCCTGCTTGCCGCCGCCCAGGCACTGGGCGGGGCGATCACGTCGATCACCATCGCGACCGGCGGGCTGACGGGCTTCTATCTGCTCGGGCCGGACAAGTCGCTCGCCACGCTGCCGGTGACGACGATGGTTCTGGGAACGGCCTGCGGCACGGTTCCGGCGGCCCTCCTGATGCGGCGGATCGGTCGGCGCCCGGGCTTCATGATCGGATCCCTGGTTGGTGCTGCGGGGGGGATCGCGGCATGTCTGGCGATTCTCTACGGGTCCTTCCTGCTGTTCGCTCTGGCGACCTGGTTCACCGGCCTGTCGACGGCGTTCGTGCAGCAGTACCGCTTCGCGGCCACCGATACGGCGAGCGCAGTGTTCCGGCCGAAGGCGATTTCGTGGGTGCTGGCCGGCGGCATCCTGGCGGGCGTCATCGGCCCGCAGACGGTGATCTGGACGCGCGACCTGTTCTCGCCGATCCAGTTCGCCGGCGCCTTTCTGGCCCAGGCCGGGCTGTGCCTGATCGCCATGACGATCCTGGCCTTCGTGTCGATCCCCAAGCCGAAGATCTCGGATGACCGCACGAAAGGGCGGCCGCTCACTCAGATCCTGTCGGAAACGCGGATTGCGATCGCGGTTCTGTGCGGCGTCGTCTCTTATGCGCTGATGAGCCTGGTGATGACCGCGGCGCCGCTGGCGATGGTCCAGTGCGGGCTGTCGGCCGACAATGCGGCGCTCGGCATCCAGTGGCACGTGATCGCCATGTTCGCGCCGAGCTTCTTCACCGGCAATCTGATCGCCCGGTTCGGCCGCGAGACCATCACCGCGATCGGACTGGCGTTGCTTGCGACTTCCGGCATCGTGGCGCTCACGGGCCTCACGCTCGGCCACTTCTGGCTTGCGCTCATCCTGCTCGGTCTCGGATGGAACTTCGGCTTCATCGGCGCCACGGCAATGCTCACCGATGCGCATCGGCCCGAGGAACGGGCCCGCGTCCAGGCGGCCAACGATCTGTGCGTGTTCGGGTTCGTCGCGATCGCGTCGTTCTCCTCCGGCAAGATCCTGAACGTCGCCGGCTGGGGGATGGTGAACTGGGCGCTGTTTCCGGTCATTGCGCTGGCGCTTGCGGCGCTGTCCTGGCTCGTGCTGACCGGCCGTCACCGGACCGCTTAG
- a CDS encoding beta-ketoacyl-ACP synthase III codes for MSVTRAVVLGCGSALPDRVLTNADLAEMVDTSDEWILQRTGIRERRIAAPGQTTADLGLKAAQRAIADAGIDVGTIDLIVLATATPDNTFPATAVTIQERLGLTSGVAFDLQAVCSGFVFATTTADAYLKNGLAKRALVIGAETFSRILDWEDRTTCVLFGDGAGAMILEAQTGEGTVDDRGVLATKLRSDGRHKEKLFVDGGPSSTQTVGHLRMQGREVFKYAVAMITDVIEAVFDQAQVSADDIDWFIPHQANKRIIDASARKLGIAEEKVVSTVDRHGNTSAASIPLALDVAVKDGRVKRGDLVLLEAMGGGFTWGATLLRW; via the coding sequence GTGAGCGTAACCCGCGCAGTTGTTCTTGGGTGCGGGAGTGCGCTTCCCGATCGTGTCCTGACCAACGCCGATCTCGCCGAAATGGTCGACACGTCCGACGAGTGGATCCTTCAGAGAACCGGAATTCGCGAACGACGGATCGCAGCGCCCGGCCAGACCACGGCCGATCTGGGCCTCAAGGCCGCGCAGCGCGCGATCGCCGATGCCGGCATCGACGTGGGGACGATCGATCTGATCGTGCTGGCGACGGCCACTCCGGACAACACCTTTCCCGCGACGGCCGTCACCATCCAGGAACGGCTCGGCCTGACCAGCGGCGTGGCGTTCGATCTCCAGGCGGTCTGTTCGGGTTTCGTGTTCGCGACCACCACGGCCGATGCCTACCTGAAGAACGGTCTGGCCAAGCGCGCCCTGGTGATCGGCGCGGAGACTTTCTCCCGCATCCTCGACTGGGAGGATCGGACGACGTGCGTCCTGTTCGGGGACGGCGCCGGTGCCATGATCCTGGAAGCCCAGACCGGGGAGGGCACCGTCGACGATCGCGGCGTGCTCGCCACCAAACTGCGCTCTGACGGACGCCACAAGGAAAAGCTGTTCGTGGACGGGGGGCCGTCGTCGACCCAGACGGTCGGGCACCTTCGCATGCAGGGCCGCGAGGTCTTCAAGTACGCCGTCGCCATGATCACCGACGTGATCGAAGCCGTCTTCGACCAGGCGCAGGTGTCGGCCGACGACATCGACTGGTTCATTCCCCACCAGGCCAACAAGCGCATCATCGACGCGTCAGCCCGCAAGCTGGGCATCGCGGAAGAGAAGGTCGTGTCGACGGTGGATCGGCACGGCAACACGTCGGCCGCGTCGATCCCGCTGGCGCTCGACGTGGCGGTGAAGGACGGGCGCGTGAAGCGCGGCGATCTGGTTCTGCTGGAGGCAATGGGCGGCGGCTTCACCTGGGGCGCCACCCTGTTGCGCTGGTAG